A genomic region of Raphanus sativus cultivar WK10039 chromosome 6, ASM80110v3, whole genome shotgun sequence contains the following coding sequences:
- the LOC108808338 gene encoding spermidine coumaroyl-CoA acyltransferase-like, with the protein MGVTEIISIKDGNIKMLKDALVKEGGIPKESFTTYEILSACIWKSRSRALNLDLDKITVLCIVVGIRHVLDPPLPEGYDRNSVIDVYIELTTRELHESSISDIAKLVKKAKKKAYDKSYVEEVLRNIERMIKEDVKFDEVIDRLLFMTDMRNLAVFGSMDFGWREPVNIRGLMFQESDKNMGMILGPSKVGPSTEGGVRVVMTLPRDAMVNLRQELDALMYLRTRF; encoded by the exons ATGGGG GTTACAGAGATAATAAGCATTAAAGATGGGAATATAAAAATGCTTAAAGATGCTCTAGTCAAGGAAGGCGGAATACCAAAGGAGAGTTTCACTACTTATGAAATTCTAAGTGCTTGCATATGGAAATCAAGATCTCGAGCCCTAAACCTAGACCTTGACAAGATCACTGTCCTTTGTATAGTTGTGGGAATCCGACATGTTCTTGATCCGCCACTTCCAGAGGGCTACGACAGAAACTCAGTTATAGACGTGTACATCGAGTTAACCACGAGGGAGCTCCATGAATCATCAATCTCTGACATTGCCAAACTGGTGAAGAAAGCTAAGAAAAAAGCTTATGACAAGAGCTATGTCGAGGAGGTGCTAAGAAACATAGAGAGGATGATTAAGGAGGATGTGAAATTCGACGAGGTAATCGATAGATTATTATTCATGACCGATATGAGAAACCTCGCGGTGTTTGGATCGATGGATTTTGGTTGGAGAGAGCCTGTGAACATAAGGGGTCTTATGTTTCAAGAAAGCGACAAGAACATGGGGATGATATTAGGACCATCCAAAGTGGGTCCATCAACGGAAGGTGGGGTTAGAGTGGTAATGACACTGCCGAGAGATGCAATGGTTAACCTCAGGCAAGAACTAGATGCATTGATGTATCTTCGTACTCGCTTTTGA